In Silene latifolia isolate original U9 population chromosome X, ASM4854445v1, whole genome shotgun sequence, the following proteins share a genomic window:
- the LOC141620377 gene encoding RING-H2 finger protein ATL70-like has product MADLDNKELLFIAGIGLLVNILLFATTLLISMCKSGTRNTDIEALHEGHYDADNDVNVGLLKEDHLQRSLKIIDFIPSIMFSQIKKERRGGCSICLKDGFEDEELCKVLPGCDHVFHSECIDEWLKKSQSCPVCRKDFGSLLSPV; this is encoded by the coding sequence ATGGCTGATCTAGACAACAAAGAGCTTCTATTCATTGCAGGAATTGGTCTTCTTGTAAACATCCTTCTATTTGCAACAACTTTGTTGATTTCTATGTGCAAATCCGGGACTCGAAACACTGATATTGAAGCATTACATGAAGGCCATTATGATGCTGATAATGATGTCAATGTCGGGTTATTAAAAGAAGATCATCTACAAAGATCCTTAAAAATCATTGATTTTATACCATCAATCATGTTTTCACAGATTAAAAAGGAACGAAGAGGTGGGTGTTCGATATGTTTGAAAGACGGGTTTGAAGACGAGGAATTGTGTAAGGTTCTACCAGGGTGTGATCATGTTTTCCATTCTGAATGTATTGATGAATGGTTGAAGAAGAGTCAGAGTTGCCCTGTTTGTAGGAAGGATTTTGGCAGCCTTCTTTCTCCTGTGTGA
- the LOC141617169 gene encoding F-box protein SKIP19-like, giving the protein MYSISNPTENPNPKPPLSINQPSSSNSIEIKRNKKNKKKRIKTKLKRKKKKKTPNWVELPEDIWFLILSKLTTIDIIENVQKVCMLFRKICKQATMFKAIDMSLPRGYAFMELPYDLNAMTRFAVDRSGGGLVDIYMEYLCDDDTLVYIVERSKNLKHLRLAHYVYVSDEELIEAAKKLPMLEEVQIIICSFSEETVEAVGHACPTLTSFSITGIGSKKQNHIFNEEALAISRSMPNLRHLQLIGNNMSNEGLKAILDGCPLLESLDLRACFQIDLSGDLGKRCERIQHLRYPNDTTADYGRDTCSDDNYFPTPQQLSEYDSDDSDMFGTYPEYLGFGAHEDLYPDFLDDIDDYSLLGEYFGGFPGF; this is encoded by the exons ATGTATTCCATTTCAAATCCTACTGAAAACCCTAACCCCAAACCaccattatcaatcaatcaaCCTTCATCCTCAAATTCAATCGAAATCAAACGCAACAAGAAAAACAAGAAGAAGAGAATCAAAACCAAATTAAagcgaaagaaaaaaaagaaaacccCAAATTGGGTAGAACTACCAGAAGACATATGGTTTCTGATTTTATCAAAATTAACGACGATAGACATTATCGAGAATGTTCAAAAGGTGTGTATGTTGTTTCGCAAAATATGCAAACAAGCTACAATGTTCAAAGCCATCGACATGAGCCTTCCTCGTGGTTATGCTTTCATGGAATTGCCTTATGATCTTAATGCTATGACTCGTTTCGCTGTTGATCGAAGCGGCGGTGGTTTGGTTGATATTTACATGGAATATTTGTGTGATGATGATACATTGGTGTATATCGTTGAAAG aagcaagaatCTTAAGCATCTACGACTAGCCCATTATGTATATGTTTCTGATGAAGAACTGATTGAAGCTGCGAAAAAGCTACCAATGCTCGAGGAAGTGCAAATTATTATCTGTTCATTCTCAGAAGAGACGGTTGAAGCTGTTGGCCACGCTTGCCCCACATTGACATCATTCAGCATAACTGGTATTGGGTCAAAGAaacaaaatcacatttttaatgagGAAGCTCTAGCCATATCTAGAAGCATGCCTAATCTACGCCATCTTCAGCTAATCGGGAACAACATGTCAAATGAAGGCTTGAAAGCAATTTTGGATGGGTGCCCTCTTCTTGAATCCCTAGATTTACGTGCGTGTTTCCAGATAGATTTATCAGGGGATTTGGGTAAAAGATGTGAAAGGATCCAACATTTACGATACCCTAATGACACCACAGCAGACTATGGTCGTGATACCTGTTCTGATGATAATTACTTCCCAACGCCGCAACAGCTAAGTGAGTATGATTCTGACGATAGTGACATGTTCGGTACGTACCCTGAATATCTCGGTTTTGGGGCTCATGAAGACTTATATCCAGATTTCCTTGATGATATCGATGATTATTCACTCCTTGGTGAATACTTTGGTGGTTTTCCGGGTTTTTGA